Genomic DNA from Gossypium hirsutum isolate 1008001.06 chromosome A01, Gossypium_hirsutum_v2.1, whole genome shotgun sequence:
TCAATGTAGTTTATTTAAAGTTAGTGTCTCCGTAACCAAGATGGAGGAGGGTGGGGATAGAGATGATGTTCTTAGAATTGTTGCTTCTTTTATGGAAAACGATGTAGTATGTGatttatgaaatgaaatattgTTTTAATCATATCTGACTCAGTGAATTGCTTCAATCATATCATTAATTCAGTTAGATGGTTGGCAGAGAAATAATGGCTGAAGTTAACTCATTTTTTCAAGCTTTCTAAGCATGTGCAATATGTCAATATGTTGCTACAATGGCAGTTCATTGCTAAAACTTATTTCACAAGAAAGCTTTTCTAAATTATGCCATGTCAGACGTCTAGAAGCTATCTCAAGCATTTTGCTTGTGCTTTTGATCATATCTAGAGTTCTGTGAAGGCTGGAGTTTCCAACTGCCTGATTTTGTGGTAGTTGTCATAttgtagtatttttttttaataagcGTTCCTTATGACAACTAATCAGTTCTGACATATCAACCTTTCTTGATAGGAAGCATCtgggtttttcttttgtttgcaagATCGAGCTTTACTCTGTCGAAAGTGCGATGTTGCTATACATACAGCAAATCCTTACGTGTCTAGTCATCAGAGATTTCTTCTTACTGGAGTAAAAGTTGGTCTTGAAACAACTGACCCTGGTGCATCTTCTTCCGATGTCAAATCTCCTTCTAGTGAAAAGACTTCAGAAACTAAAACTAATTCTACATCTAGAAGGGCGGCTCCTATGGCATTAACTGGTGGATACAATGAGGTTCTACCATCAAATCTTGGAGATGTGAACAATGAGCTGATGAAAGTAACATACGCTGGAGGTTCTACAGCTGGAAGCATTCAGTCATGGCAAATGGATGATATATTTGGGTTAACTGACTTTAATCAAAGCTATGGTTACATGGATGATGGGTCATCTAAGGTACGCTTATAGTTGTAGATTTTGTACTAAGTTTAATATTGGTCTCATGTAGAGTGAAGACCACCCACCTTGTTTCTAGTAATATTTGCGTGCGTGCCTTTCCTGAAAGTGTACAAAGGTCCTTTTAGTAGGGTGCTATCCTTCTCGAAGACGCATACTAAATGAGCGAGTGAATTATACCTGCATGTGCACACCTGTTGCCTCTGTTTATGTGTGTGCTTGTATAGATGCAGCTTTTGTAGTGATTGTCGTGtcttaaagtaaaaaaaaaaaaagtacaaagagGCTTCAGTCCTTCCAAAGGCATATAAACCACGAGGAGGATCTCAAGCTCATGTTGACTGCCCAAGAATTCCACTTTGCGGTATGACTTTATCGTAACCATTTTTGGGAGAGCTAGATGTTGGTTGCTGCTGCATGAATAGAATTATAGGTTGGATTATTTAGTTCAGCTACCGTGGTCTGACCTTGCCTTCAAAAAATCAGTTGGAACCTGACACCATTAATAGCTAAGCTTTAATATATTGGTCATGCAGTCAACTATTCTATTCCACTCTGTGTTTTAATTTTGAAGTCAACTATTTCAAGTTGACCTGTTAGTTTGTCATGTGCGGTTACTGGGTCTTAGTTCTTTATTAGGTCATATTATACTATTTTGTAGCTCAGCTAGTAAATTAAACAAGACAGTGTGGTCTTGTGTCTTCTATTGCTCCATTAGTACTATAGATCTTTGAAAGGTCTGGTTAATGCAATTAATAGTTCTGTCTGGATTATTTTTGTTGGATTCTTCCAGGCTGATAGTGGCAAGCGTGGAGATTC
This window encodes:
- the LOC107939120 gene encoding B-box zinc finger protein 22 produces the protein MRIQCNVCEAAEAKVLCCADEAALCWACDEKIHAANKLASKHQRVPLSSSSSQMPKCDICQEASGFFFCLQDRALLCRKCDVAIHTANPYVSSHQRFLLTGVKVGLETTDPGASSSDVKSPSSEKTSETKTNSTSRRAAPMALTGGYNEVLPSNLGDVNNELMKVTYAGGSTAGSIQSWQMDDIFGLTDFNQSYGYMDDGSSKADSGKRGDSDSSSILRSADDEVDDDERLGQVPDSSWAVPQVPSPPTASGLYWPKDSRDQCDSVVFVPDISCSVMKNPFNSRRIGSDRKRRRHI